In Ruminiclostridium papyrosolvens DSM 2782, the following proteins share a genomic window:
- a CDS encoding UDP-glucose--hexose-1-phosphate uridylyltransferase, with protein sequence MINPAYEIERLLQFGIKHGMIDKLDAIIARNQLLHLLKLKEPYSGNVVEEELKYPTEILGSLVEYAGNEGLFDKEIYAYHELFDTQIMGLIVPREAEIVRKFYELVETKSMKAATDYFYELCTASNYIRTAQIAKNIKWTTDTKYGSIELTINLTKPEKDPKVIAMEKLQQESNYPKCMLCIENIGYSGRINFPARQTHRIIPVTLCGEQWYFQYSPYVYYNEHCIILSEKHVPMVVSKNTFSWLLDFVRQFPHYICGSNADLPIVGGSILSHNHFQGGNYIFPMLKAAIIANYQCSKYKKVKIAIVKWPLSVIRATSEDISELTELSDYVLNMWRDYSDEAAEILAYSHTEKGKLPHNTITPICRRNEDGKYEMDLVLRNNRTTEEYPDGIFHPHKEIHNIKKENIGLIEVMGLAILPGRLKTELEQIKQILCGKSYNADSFNNKHVLYKHKFWIEELVSKYGNALTEEHADEAIRFEVGRKFETCLEHTGVFKQTDEGLKAFDKFMKSIGCKNIN encoded by the coding sequence ATGATTAATCCTGCATATGAAATTGAAAGATTACTTCAATTTGGGATAAAGCACGGTATGATAGATAAACTTGATGCCATAATTGCACGAAATCAGCTTTTGCACTTACTGAAATTAAAAGAGCCGTATAGTGGTAATGTAGTTGAGGAGGAATTAAAGTATCCTACAGAGATTTTGGGTTCACTTGTGGAATATGCGGGGAATGAAGGCTTGTTTGATAAAGAAATATATGCTTATCATGAACTGTTTGACACCCAAATAATGGGTTTAATAGTGCCACGGGAAGCTGAAATCGTCAGAAAGTTTTATGAGCTGGTTGAAACAAAATCAATGAAGGCTGCCACAGACTACTTTTATGAGCTTTGTACAGCATCAAATTATATAAGGACCGCCCAGATTGCCAAAAATATAAAGTGGACAACTGACACTAAATACGGAAGCATTGAACTGACAATAAACCTAACAAAGCCTGAAAAAGATCCAAAAGTAATTGCTATGGAGAAACTGCAACAAGAGAGCAATTACCCTAAGTGTATGCTTTGTATCGAAAATATAGGGTACTCCGGCAGAATAAATTTTCCTGCAAGGCAGACACATAGAATAATTCCGGTAACGTTATGCGGAGAACAATGGTATTTCCAGTATTCTCCATATGTCTATTATAACGAGCACTGCATTATACTAAGCGAAAAACATGTACCAATGGTAGTCTCCAAAAACACCTTTAGCTGGCTTCTGGATTTTGTAAGGCAATTCCCACATTATATATGCGGATCAAACGCGGATTTACCTATAGTCGGAGGCTCAATACTCAGCCACAATCACTTTCAGGGCGGAAACTATATATTTCCAATGCTCAAAGCAGCTATTATTGCCAATTACCAATGCAGTAAATATAAGAAAGTTAAAATTGCTATAGTCAAGTGGCCCCTATCAGTTATTCGTGCCACCAGCGAGGATATTTCAGAGTTAACCGAATTATCAGATTATGTTTTAAACATGTGGAGAGATTACAGCGATGAAGCTGCTGAAATTCTTGCATATTCTCATACTGAGAAAGGTAAGCTCCCTCACAATACCATAACTCCAATTTGCAGAAGGAATGAAGATGGAAAATATGAGATGGATTTAGTACTAAGAAATAACAGGACAACTGAAGAATATCCGGATGGAATATTTCATCCCCATAAAGAAATTCATAATATAAAGAAAGAAAATATTGGCTTAATTGAGGTTATGGGGTTGGCTATACTGCCCGGAAGACTAAAAACAGAGCTTGAACAGATAAAACAAATACTTTGCGGTAAATCGTATAATGCAGATAGTTTTAATAACAAGCATGTACTGTATAAGCACAAATTCTGGATAGAGGAACTTGTTTCAAAATATGGGAATGCATTAACCGAGGAGCATGCTGATGAAGCCATAAGGTTCGAAGTGGGAAGAAAGTTTGAAACTTGTCTGGAGCATACAGGGGTATTTAAGCAAACAGATGAAGGGTTGAAGGCATTTGATAAATTTATGAAATCAATAGGCTGTAAAAATATAAATTGA
- a CDS encoding galactokinase, translating into MQKNYDDLKNKFCQIYGGSEENLRIFSGPGRVNLIGEHIDYCGGFVFPAALSLDSTVVARVNDDNTLRLAATDLPGRVEVKLNELESAKSLKWGNYQAGVAYMLQNAGYKLVGVDMLFHDTVPLGSGLSSSAAIELATAVTLVTLANEAHGITKPIDMVEMAVLGQKTENEFCGVSCGIMDQFASAMGKKDHAILLDCGTLKYQYLPLKLDGYKIVLGNTKKKRALGESKYNERVRECAEGLKILQKYMPNKKNLCDITISEFEQYKSKLENEVIRKRVTHVICENDRVLRAAEALKKNDLAELGRLLVEANASIRDLYEVTGKELDTMTAEAMKVEGVIGARMTGAGFGGCTVNIVPEQKVDLFIKQVGKHYKEQTGITPEFYVSEISDGAREIEI; encoded by the coding sequence ATGCAGAAAAACTATGATGATTTAAAGAATAAGTTTTGTCAGATATACGGGGGTAGTGAAGAGAATCTCAGAATATTTTCAGGACCCGGAAGAGTAAATCTCATAGGAGAGCACATAGACTATTGCGGCGGATTTGTTTTCCCGGCAGCTTTAAGCCTTGATTCTACCGTAGTTGCAAGAGTAAATGATGATAATACGCTAAGACTTGCAGCAACAGATTTACCGGGCAGGGTAGAGGTTAAACTTAACGAACTGGAAAGTGCAAAGAGTCTGAAATGGGGGAATTATCAGGCCGGAGTAGCATATATGCTTCAAAATGCAGGCTACAAGCTGGTTGGAGTAGATATGCTTTTTCATGACACTGTTCCGTTAGGATCAGGACTTTCATCTTCTGCTGCAATAGAGTTGGCTACTGCTGTTACACTGGTTACCTTGGCAAATGAAGCACATGGAATAACAAAACCAATAGATATGGTAGAAATGGCTGTATTGGGACAAAAGACTGAAAATGAATTCTGTGGGGTAAGCTGTGGAATAATGGATCAGTTCGCATCTGCAATGGGAAAAAAGGATCATGCTATTTTGCTGGATTGCGGAACTTTAAAGTATCAATATTTACCGCTAAAGCTTGATGGTTACAAAATAGTTCTTGGAAATACAAAGAAAAAACGTGCACTTGGGGAGTCAAAATACAACGAGAGAGTCAGAGAATGCGCAGAAGGCTTAAAAATACTACAAAAGTATATGCCAAACAAAAAGAATCTATGTGACATTACTATTTCTGAATTTGAGCAATACAAGTCAAAGCTTGAGAATGAAGTAATCAGAAAAAGAGTTACTCATGTTATATGCGAAAATGACAGAGTGCTCAGAGCTGCAGAGGCGCTAAAGAAAAATGACTTGGCAGAGCTGGGAAGACTTTTGGTAGAGGCAAATGCTTCAATCAGGGATTTATATGAAGTTACAGGAAAAGAGCTCGATACAATGACTGCCGAAGCTATGAAAGTGGAAGGAGTTATAGGTGCAAGAATGACAGGTGCCGGGTTTGGAGGATGTACAGTAAACATAGTTCCTGAGCAAAAAGTTGATTTGTTTATTAAGCAGGTAGGAAAGCATTACAAAGAGCAAACAGGTATAACTCCGGAGTTCTATGTCAGTGAAATCAGTGATGGCGCAAGGGAAATAGAAATTTAG
- the galE gene encoding UDP-glucose 4-epimerase GalE — translation MAVLVTGGAGYIGSHTVAELLDAKEEVVVLDNLEKGHREAVLGGKFIQADLRNIDEIRKVFRENDIEAVIHFAAYIEVGESVTNPLKYYNNNVIASLNLLTAMQEAGVNKIVFSSTAATYGIPEEIPIKERDKTAPINPYGETKLTVEKILKWADDAYGIKYAVLRYFNACGAHISGKIGEAHSPESHLIPIILQVAQGKREEIKLFGNDYNTKDGTCVRDYIHVSDLAQAHVLALKNLRKGAESNTFNLGNGTGFSNREVVEVARAVTGKNIKAADAPRRPGDPDILVASAEKAMNILGWKPKYNDLNKIVETAWNWHSTHPNGYKG, via the coding sequence ATGGCAGTTTTAGTGACAGGTGGAGCAGGTTATATAGGAAGTCACACAGTTGCAGAACTTCTGGATGCCAAAGAGGAGGTCGTTGTTCTTGACAATTTAGAAAAAGGGCATAGAGAAGCTGTATTAGGTGGTAAATTTATTCAGGCCGACCTGAGAAATATTGATGAAATAAGAAAAGTATTTAGAGAAAATGACATTGAAGCGGTAATACATTTTGCCGCATATATTGAAGTTGGAGAAAGTGTCACAAATCCATTAAAGTATTACAATAACAATGTAATAGCCTCGTTGAACCTATTAACCGCAATGCAGGAAGCCGGAGTAAACAAGATAGTATTTTCGTCAACAGCGGCTACTTATGGCATACCGGAAGAAATTCCAATAAAAGAGAGAGATAAAACAGCTCCCATCAATCCATACGGAGAAACAAAGTTAACTGTTGAAAAAATATTAAAATGGGCAGATGACGCTTATGGAATAAAATATGCGGTTCTCAGATATTTCAATGCCTGTGGTGCACATATTAGTGGGAAAATTGGAGAGGCTCATTCTCCTGAATCACACCTGATTCCTATAATATTGCAGGTTGCACAGGGTAAGAGAGAGGAAATTAAGCTATTCGGTAATGATTACAACACAAAAGACGGAACTTGTGTAAGAGACTATATTCATGTTTCAGACCTTGCACAGGCACATGTCCTTGCACTAAAAAATCTGAGGAAAGGTGCAGAAAGTAACACCTTCAATCTTGGAAACGGAACCGGCTTTTCAAATAGAGAAGTGGTAGAAGTAGCCCGGGCAGTAACAGGGAAAAATATAAAGGCTGCCGATGCACCAAGAAGACCCGGAGACCCTGACATACTGGTTGCTTCAGCAGAGAAAGCAATGAATATCTTAGGGTGGAAACCAAAATACAATGATTTGAATAAAATTGTTGAAACAGCATGGAATTGGCATTCTACACATCCCAACGGTTACAAGGGGTAA